One window from the genome of Myxococcales bacterium encodes:
- a CDS encoding transcriptional repressor: MTEEASEFRSSDAAELKRRWVAYLAAHKLNTTSQREVIVDLFFRTTDHVSIDELLAKVRRRNRKVGYATVYRTLKLLVECGLAVERQFSDGHARYEVAGEHHDHFICTKCSLILEFEDPEIERLQERIAEKLGGFSVSRHRHELYGLCAKARGIEAGHCPNELVSIRPNAG; encoded by the coding sequence ATGACTGAGGAGGCGTCGGAGTTTCGCAGTAGCGACGCTGCAGAGCTAAAACGCCGCTGGGTGGCGTACTTGGCCGCGCACAAGCTCAACACGACGTCGCAGCGCGAGGTCATCGTGGACCTGTTTTTTCGCACGACGGATCACGTTTCGATCGACGAATTATTGGCCAAGGTGCGGCGGCGCAATCGCAAGGTCGGCTACGCCACGGTGTATCGCACGCTCAAGCTGCTCGTTGAGTGTGGCCTCGCGGTCGAGCGGCAGTTCAGCGACGGGCACGCGCGCTATGAAGTGGCGGGCGAACACCATGATCACTTTATCTGCACCAAGTGCAGCCTGATCTTGGAATTTGAAGATCCGGAAATCGAGCGGCTGCAGGAGCGCATCGCCGAAAAACTCGGCGGTTTTTCTGTCTCCAGGCATCGCCACGAACTCTATGGTCTGTGCGCCAAGGCGCGCGGTATTGAGGCTGGGCATTGCCCCAACGAATTGGTTTCAATTCGGCCGAACGCTGGTTGA
- a CDS encoding VWA domain-containing protein codes for MSRYWLASTSLAVALLFDVTTAEAGVECSPPTVVIVLDKSSSMITGSIDDVAKWDVARQAINGVLATYEADARFGLMTFPSPNKCGAGKMVIAPAQGRAAAIADALVAPPPTAGNWTPIAESLEALADSNAFEGATGGKYAILITDGWQWCSPYDPDARFAGDAAVTALNAQGVATFIIGFGESVDTLAMTSMALIAGTAHLDCNVNAELPSDDNLCYEQVNSGGDLAEVLDRLIVEVAGTEICDGRDNDCNGQIDEDLVRACASACGAGSESCTDGQWVACTAQAPAFEGCDGLDNDCNGAIDEGCPCDADEDPVSCGISPRGTCELGLQACTSQGILSGCQGDVGPQLEVCDGLDNDCDGSTDEYDVSIIGSTINPPLCDEGYVCQAGTCQEGSATLPDDKEYFESGNVGGCACNANGVGAGGLAALLILWLAPCLVLCRRRR; via the coding sequence GTGTCTCGCTACTGGTTGGCTTCCACGTCGCTCGCCGTGGCGTTGCTGTTTGACGTAACGACTGCGGAGGCGGGTGTCGAGTGCAGTCCACCCACGGTCGTGATTGTGCTCGATAAATCGAGTTCGATGATCACGGGGAGCATCGACGACGTCGCCAAGTGGGACGTCGCGCGCCAGGCCATAAATGGCGTGCTGGCGACCTATGAAGCCGATGCGCGATTTGGCCTGATGACCTTTCCATCGCCGAACAAATGCGGTGCTGGCAAGATGGTAATCGCCCCCGCGCAAGGTCGTGCCGCCGCCATCGCGGACGCGCTCGTCGCGCCCCCGCCGACCGCGGGCAATTGGACGCCGATCGCGGAGTCGCTCGAGGCCCTGGCAGATTCCAATGCGTTTGAGGGCGCCACGGGGGGCAAATACGCGATCTTGATAACGGATGGGTGGCAATGGTGTTCACCCTACGATCCGGACGCACGCTTTGCTGGCGATGCCGCGGTGACCGCTTTGAACGCGCAAGGCGTCGCGACCTTTATCATCGGCTTTGGCGAAAGCGTCGATACCTTGGCCATGACCAGCATGGCGCTCATCGCGGGGACGGCGCACCTAGACTGCAACGTCAACGCCGAGCTGCCCTCGGACGACAACCTCTGCTATGAGCAGGTCAACAGCGGCGGCGACCTTGCCGAGGTGCTCGATCGCCTCATCGTCGAGGTCGCCGGAACGGAGATTTGCGATGGCCGCGACAATGATTGCAACGGCCAGATCGACGAGGACCTCGTGCGCGCTTGCGCGTCGGCCTGCGGCGCCGGCAGCGAGAGCTGCACCGACGGTCAATGGGTTGCCTGTACGGCGCAGGCGCCCGCATTTGAGGGATGCGATGGCCTAGACAATGATTGCAATGGCGCCATTGATGAGGGCTGTCCGTGTGATGCGGATGAAGACCCCGTGAGCTGCGGCATCTCGCCGCGCGGCACCTGCGAGCTCGGGTTACAAGCCTGCACCTCGCAAGGCATCCTCTCCGGATGCCAAGGCGATGTTGGGCCACAGCTTGAGGTGTGCGATGGCCTCGACAATGATTGCGATGGCTCGACTGATGAGTACGACGTCAGCATCATCGGCAGCACCATTAATCCGCCACTATGCGACGAAGGCTACGTGTGCCAAGCCGGTACGTGCCAAGAAGGGAGCGCCACCTTGCCGGACGACAAGGAATATTTTGAAAGCGGAAATGTCGGGGGTTGCGCGTGCAATGCTAATGGTGTTGGTGCGGGTGGCCTGGCCGCGCTGCTAATTTTGTGGCTGGCGCCGTGCTTAGTTTTGTGTCGCCGCCGCCGCTAG
- a CDS encoding VWA domain-containing protein: protein MLSALSIAGVIAAVPRDAAADPTVCVPSRAMVVLDKSSSMVTGSIGGTTKWSIAATAISQVLGTYEQNVEFGLVTFPRPNQCGPGQQDVAPALGNQAAIAEVLQAPPPDAGNWTPMAQTLQAAANLPTWEETAAPKYVILISDGWQWCSPYDPATRFAGEQGIVDLNAKGIKTFVVGFGAAVDALALGRMAVLAGSHTSGCDVTATDPSNPDVCYYQADNLAQLQAALAEIVGTVATDEICDGLDNDCDGEVDENLSRDCATACGGGSETCENGTWGACDAPQPGADICDGLDNDCDGAIDPGCECVDGDARTCGEDTTEGVCQPGTQLCEGGVWGACEGLVVPGEETCDNLDNDCDGDVDEETPSPSLALWLTGRDGLICDPGQICIDGTCVTPTDPTGSPFDETGAKVSSCACRGGGGPGDLAAFGLIGAILFLRRRRSA from the coding sequence GTGCTGTCAGCGCTTAGCATTGCGGGTGTCATCGCCGCAGTACCGCGCGATGCGGCAGCTGACCCCACGGTATGCGTGCCGTCGCGCGCGATGGTTGTCCTCGACAAGTCGAGTTCGATGGTAACGGGCTCCATCGGCGGCACGACCAAATGGAGTATCGCCGCGACCGCTATCTCGCAAGTCCTGGGAACTTACGAACAAAACGTAGAGTTTGGCTTGGTGACCTTTCCCCGGCCAAACCAGTGCGGGCCGGGGCAGCAGGACGTCGCGCCGGCACTCGGCAACCAGGCGGCGATCGCCGAGGTGTTGCAAGCGCCGCCGCCAGATGCCGGCAACTGGACGCCAATGGCGCAGACGCTGCAAGCGGCCGCCAACCTGCCTACGTGGGAGGAGACGGCGGCACCCAAATATGTGATTTTGATCTCAGATGGTTGGCAGTGGTGCTCTCCCTACGACCCGGCAACTCGATTTGCCGGCGAGCAAGGCATTGTCGACCTAAATGCCAAGGGGATTAAGACGTTCGTGGTCGGATTTGGCGCCGCGGTCGATGCGCTTGCGTTGGGGCGGATGGCGGTGTTGGCCGGCAGCCATACCAGCGGCTGCGACGTCACGGCCACCGATCCGAGCAACCCTGACGTTTGTTATTATCAGGCCGACAACCTGGCGCAGTTGCAGGCCGCCTTGGCGGAGATCGTCGGCACCGTCGCGACCGACGAGATCTGCGATGGTCTCGACAACGATTGCGATGGTGAGGTCGACGAGAACCTAAGCCGCGATTGCGCGACCGCGTGCGGAGGCGGCAGCGAAACCTGCGAAAATGGCACGTGGGGCGCGTGCGATGCGCCGCAGCCCGGCGCGGACATTTGCGACGGCCTCGACAATGACTGCGATGGCGCGATCGACCCGGGATGCGAATGCGTCGATGGCGATGCGCGCACGTGCGGCGAAGATACCACCGAGGGTGTCTGCCAGCCGGGGACACAGCTGTGCGAAGGCGGCGTGTGGGGCGCCTGCGAAGGCCTCGTCGTGCCTGGCGAGGAAACCTGCGATAACCTCGACAACGATTGCGATGGCGACGTGGACGAGGAGACGCCTTCGCCGTCGCTCGCGCTTTGGCTGACCGGCCGCGACGGGCTCATCTGTGACCCCGGGCAGATTTGCATCGACGGCACCTGCGTCACCCCCACCGATCCGACCGGCTCACCGTTTGATGAGACCGGGGCTAAGGTATCGTCCTGCGCCTGCCGCGGTGGCGGCGGGCCGGGCGACTTAGCCGCATTTGGCCTCATTGGTGCAATTCTATTCCTGCGCCGTCGCCGTTCGGCGTAG
- the xseB gene encoding exodeoxyribonuclease VII small subunit, whose translation MAARKPNEKRDTPGDEASFDQVLEQLRVVVGQLERGELTLEESLASYERGVALTRRGHDLLHAAEKRIELLVGPGGATAPLAAASDEEDDDGDRQGA comes from the coding sequence ATGGCAGCGCGCAAGCCCAACGAAAAACGAGACACCCCCGGCGACGAGGCGTCATTTGATCAAGTACTCGAGCAGCTACGCGTGGTCGTGGGCCAACTTGAGCGTGGCGAGCTTACGCTGGAGGAGTCGCTCGCGTCTTATGAACGTGGGGTCGCCTTGACCCGCCGTGGCCACGACCTGCTGCACGCCGCGGAGAAACGCATTGAATTGCTCGTGGGACCAGGCGGCGCCACCGCGCCACTGGCGGCGGCTAGCGATGAGGAAGACGACGACGGCGATCGGCAAGGCGCCTAA